A genomic window from Anthocerotibacter panamensis C109 includes:
- a CDS encoding cytochrome c biogenesis protein, translating into MSAEPIPPTSFSLWQLLRHEILSWLGSLKLAIVLFLAIAAASISGTVINQNQPAEFYLQNYPATGKVVLGFVTGPLILATGLNEVYRSWWFLTLLMLLAANLLTCTFLRQVPMVKASRRWKVYTEPRQLSKFRLHTVLPSTDSELLVRHLKALRYTVHQQGDALYATKGTWGRVGPVVVHVSLLLILGGAVVGAVAGYRADRMIPAGQSFGLQQITHARLSLARPPEWTVRVNRFWIDYRSDGSVNQFYSDLSIVDPQGKERARKTISVNDPLTYEGVTFYQASWAVAGAVLQIDNSPPLTLPFQSLGTVDREQAWGQALPFAKGGDLVLQIATKGLQGNVMLLPFSRQTKEPLREGITRTRAGEKVTVLGRRVAVQKLIGASGLQIKCDPGVPLVYTGFGLLMLGLFLSYSSHAQVWAICRGGQTHLAGRTNRAQLNFERELAGLVIQLTQPTRMVVSIPSQAGVTP; encoded by the coding sequence GTGAGCGCTGAACCGATTCCACCGACCAGCTTTTCGCTCTGGCAACTGCTTAGGCACGAAATCCTCTCCTGGCTCGGTTCGCTTAAGCTTGCCATTGTCCTCTTCCTGGCAATCGCCGCAGCCAGTATCTCAGGCACGGTGATCAACCAAAATCAGCCTGCTGAATTTTATCTCCAGAACTACCCTGCCACAGGTAAGGTCGTCCTAGGCTTTGTCACGGGACCCCTCATCCTGGCTACGGGCCTCAACGAGGTCTACCGCAGTTGGTGGTTTCTCACCTTATTGATGCTCCTCGCGGCCAACCTGCTCACCTGTACCTTCCTTAGACAAGTGCCGATGGTCAAGGCTTCGCGGCGCTGGAAGGTCTACACAGAACCCCGTCAGCTCTCAAAGTTTCGCCTGCACACTGTCCTCCCTTCGACGGACTCCGAGCTGTTGGTGCGTCACCTCAAAGCCCTGCGCTATACCGTGCACCAGCAGGGCGATGCGCTCTATGCCACCAAGGGCACTTGGGGCCGGGTGGGGCCGGTGGTGGTCCATGTGAGCCTCCTGCTGATCCTGGGCGGGGCGGTGGTGGGAGCGGTGGCGGGCTACCGGGCTGACCGGATGATCCCGGCGGGACAGAGCTTTGGTCTACAACAGATCACCCATGCGCGGCTGAGTCTGGCCCGTCCACCGGAATGGACCGTGCGCGTCAACCGCTTCTGGATCGACTATCGCAGCGATGGGTCCGTGAACCAGTTCTACTCTGACCTCTCGATAGTGGACCCCCAGGGTAAAGAACGTGCCCGCAAAACTATTTCTGTCAATGACCCCCTTACTTATGAAGGCGTGACTTTTTATCAAGCCAGTTGGGCGGTGGCAGGGGCTGTGCTTCAGATCGACAACAGCCCGCCCTTGACACTCCCCTTCCAGTCTCTGGGGACAGTGGACCGAGAGCAGGCTTGGGGGCAGGCGCTGCCTTTCGCGAAAGGGGGCGACCTTGTGCTTCAGATCGCGACCAAAGGACTCCAGGGCAACGTCATGCTCCTACCTTTCAGCCGTCAGACTAAAGAGCCGCTGCGCGAGGGCATAACCCGCACCCGCGCTGGAGAGAAGGTCACGGTTCTGGGGCGGCGCGTGGCAGTCCAGAAATTGATTGGGGCCAGCGGTTTGCAGATCAAGTGCGATCCGGGGGTTCCACTGGTCTATACGGGGTTTGGGCTGTTGATGCTGGGATTGTTCTTGAGCTATTCCAGCCACGCTCAAGTCTGGGCTATCTGCCGCGGAGGTCAGACCCATCTGGCGGGGCGGACCAACCGCGCCCAGTTAAATTTTGAGCGTGAACTAGCAGGTCTGGTCATCCAACTGACTCAGCCCACCCGCATGGTCGTCTCTATCCCATCACAAGCCGGGGTCACCCCATGA
- the ccsB gene encoding c-type cytochrome biogenesis protein CcsB: MNTASLVNFQQLLDNTSFGILLVATLLYWVSVAFRRLPLVHELGSAAATIAALTTAGLLGARWLETGHFPISNFYESLFFLCWCVLAVHLAAEQFSRQRLVGAFTMPVALGLAAFASLVLPESMQEGGGLVPALKSNWLMMHVSVIVLSYAALMVGSLVAIAYLVVTRGQEALELRGSSVGTGSFQRAESSGMATLAIAQPLNFLEQAPLPIADAPALRRSSLAETLDNVSYRLIGLGFPLLTVGIIAGAVWANEAWGSYWSWDPKETWSLITWFIYAAYLHARLTQSWQGKRPAILAAVGFVAVWVTYLGVNFLAQGLHSYGWLS; encoded by the coding sequence ATGAATACCGCTTCACTGGTCAACTTTCAGCAGCTACTCGACAATACTTCCTTCGGGATCTTGCTGGTCGCCACGCTTCTCTATTGGGTCAGTGTGGCCTTCCGACGTCTTCCTCTGGTCCACGAGCTGGGTTCTGCCGCCGCTACCATCGCTGCCTTGACGACTGCGGGGCTGTTGGGGGCACGCTGGCTGGAGACCGGCCACTTCCCAATCAGTAACTTCTATGAATCGCTCTTCTTTTTGTGCTGGTGCGTCCTGGCGGTTCATCTGGCGGCGGAGCAATTCTCCCGTCAGCGCTTAGTCGGAGCCTTCACCATGCCCGTCGCTCTGGGGCTTGCAGCTTTTGCTTCCTTGGTTTTGCCCGAATCGATGCAGGAGGGGGGCGGGCTGGTCCCGGCCCTAAAATCGAACTGGCTGATGATGCATGTGAGCGTCATTGTGCTCAGTTACGCCGCTTTGATGGTGGGATCGCTGGTCGCTATCGCTTATCTGGTGGTGACTCGGGGCCAAGAAGCCCTAGAGTTGCGGGGCAGTTCGGTGGGGACCGGCAGTTTCCAGCGGGCGGAGTCCTCAGGCATGGCGACCCTTGCTATCGCGCAACCGCTGAATTTTTTAGAGCAGGCACCGCTGCCAATCGCTGATGCTCCTGCCCTCAGGCGCTCCTCTTTGGCAGAAACCCTGGACAACGTGAGCTATCGCCTGATTGGTCTGGGGTTCCCGCTGTTGACCGTCGGGATCATTGCCGGGGCAGTCTGGGCCAACGAAGCCTGGGGTTCTTATTGGAGTTGGGACCCCAAGGAGACCTGGTCGCTCATCACTTGGTTTATCTACGCAGCCTATCTGCACGCCCGCCTCACCCAAAGCTGGCAGGGCAAACGGCCCGCTATCCTGGCGGCGGTTGGCTTTGTGGCGGTATGGGTCACCTATTTGGGGGTCAATTTCCTAGCTCAGGGCCTCCACAGCTACGGTTGGCTCTCCTGA
- a CDS encoding helix-turn-helix domain-containing protein, whose translation MAKLRLVWEDCSPLGQYVFNFMTAQQLSLNQVAARCGISIKGLKNNMLPGANPESKTLERIANGLGVPVNMLYQIWLQGQKVPQLQLETKEASAPKQSAQATLNVTDSVVAPFDLQLNPDEAKILIHDLLDRGKALLDLHQFEPARLELLQAFELAQDRDMLLEQCRALHYLGNCAYYLCTHIDGLDHSFQYYQRMLKLTEALGRKNLKQAREQKAAALANLGSVFLRQVNFEAAVDAYDRAIILAQEDFPLCKWLALFGKGGIALTRCHWQTAIEAYQLANTTLQVSTAKALPLWNNLAYALTKNGNYDEAEAWLLRVLRMARKDDLENRSIALYKLGYNEECRGRVKAAYHYYQQALGVKEVPEARVGMAWLTAPSDPKLGQYMALHGLSLLLERAATPHWDLTEEWIKLLKLLGQAALEGAQSWIAFINRVFPMQETFWEPQERRLLLGTVEEVIRTRDSVVH comes from the coding sequence ATGGCGAAACTCAGGCTGGTGTGGGAAGACTGCTCTCCTTTGGGGCAGTACGTGTTTAATTTCATGACAGCACAACAGCTCTCGCTCAATCAAGTGGCTGCCCGGTGCGGAATCTCGATCAAGGGACTCAAAAACAATATGTTGCCGGGAGCTAACCCGGAGTCCAAAACCCTGGAGCGCATAGCAAACGGGCTGGGTGTTCCTGTAAACATGCTGTACCAGATCTGGCTCCAGGGCCAGAAAGTTCCTCAGCTTCAGCTAGAGACCAAAGAAGCGAGCGCTCCAAAGCAAAGTGCCCAAGCCACCCTAAACGTAACAGACTCTGTGGTAGCCCCGTTCGATCTCCAGCTCAACCCCGATGAGGCTAAAATCCTCATCCACGACCTGCTAGACCGGGGCAAAGCATTATTAGACCTGCATCAGTTCGAGCCTGCCCGCCTAGAACTCCTCCAAGCCTTCGAACTGGCTCAGGACAGGGATATGCTCTTGGAGCAGTGCAGGGCGCTGCACTATTTGGGGAACTGCGCGTACTATCTGTGCACCCACATAGATGGCCTGGATCACAGCTTTCAGTATTACCAACGCATGCTGAAGCTGACCGAGGCGTTGGGGAGGAAAAACCTGAAACAGGCCCGCGAACAGAAGGCGGCTGCCTTGGCAAATTTAGGGAGTGTATTTCTGCGTCAGGTCAACTTTGAAGCAGCCGTGGATGCCTACGACCGGGCTATTATCCTGGCGCAGGAAGATTTTCCGCTGTGCAAGTGGTTGGCTCTATTTGGCAAAGGGGGGATCGCCCTGACGCGATGCCACTGGCAAACCGCGATAGAAGCCTATCAGCTTGCAAACACTACGCTCCAGGTGAGTACGGCTAAAGCCCTACCCCTATGGAACAACCTCGCCTATGCTCTGACCAAGAATGGTAACTATGACGAAGCTGAGGCATGGCTGTTGCGGGTATTGAGAATGGCAAGAAAAGATGACCTCGAAAACAGATCGATTGCCCTGTATAAATTGGGCTACAACGAGGAGTGCCGAGGCCGTGTCAAGGCTGCCTACCATTACTACCAGCAAGCCCTGGGCGTCAAGGAAGTTCCTGAAGCCAGAGTGGGGATGGCTTGGTTAACTGCACCCTCAGACCCCAAGTTGGGCCAGTACATGGCTCTGCATGGCCTATCTCTACTGCTGGAGCGGGCCGCCACTCCCCATTGGGACCTTACTGAGGAATGGATAAAACTGTTGAAACTTTTAGGGCAGGCCGCTCTAGAAGGCGCACAATCCTGGATTGCCTTCATCAATCGAGTCTTCCCTATGCAGGAAACCTTCTGGGAACCTCAAGAACGCCGACTGCTTCTAGGTACTGTAGAAGAAGTTATCCGAACTAGGGATTCTGTGGTGCATTAG